From Flavipsychrobacter sp., a single genomic window includes:
- a CDS encoding DUF4287 domain-containing protein produces MSTSDKAVMKATGKVWDEWLSLLEQQNLSKLSHKEIAAKLVEDHDIGFWWAQTITIEYERMIGRREVGQSCEGDFQAGASKTLAGTMDAVFTAWQNFMKDKDSLNTVPYKEPPTITKTDKWRYWRALLADDSKANINIYQKAPAKVGFGVNHEKLNTAEEVAEWKAFWKECLKEFQDTL; encoded by the coding sequence ATGAGCACATCTGACAAAGCCGTAATGAAAGCAACAGGTAAAGTTTGGGATGAGTGGCTATCGCTACTGGAACAACAAAACCTAAGTAAACTATCTCATAAAGAAATTGCAGCAAAACTTGTAGAAGATCATGACATAGGTTTTTGGTGGGCGCAAACCATTACCATAGAGTATGAACGGATGATAGGCAGGCGTGAGGTAGGGCAGAGCTGTGAAGGGGACTTTCAGGCGGGTGCTAGTAAAACATTAGCAGGTACTATGGATGCCGTATTTACCGCATGGCAAAACTTTATGAAAGATAAGGATAGCCTGAATACTGTGCCTTATAAAGAACCGCCTACAATTACCAAGACCGATAAGTGGCGCTACTGGCGTGCACTATTGGCAGATGATAGCAAGGCGAATATAAATATATACCAGAAAGCACCTGCAAAAGTAGGGTTTGGTGTAAACCATGAAAAGCTAAACACTGCCGAAGAAGTAGCTGAATGGAAAGCTTTTTGGAAAGAGTGTTTAAAGGAATTTCAAGATACACTGTAA